In one window of Candidatus Methylomirabilis sp. DNA:
- the pal gene encoding peptidoglycan-associated lipoprotein Pal yields MRKVWRHKTISSIGLLLTVAFLLSSCAKLAEFFGEEEVKPAAPIQEPPAAGAPSAQQPMAGKESPLKDIFFDFDKSAIRKDAQPRLNEDLQWLNANPTERITIEGHCDERGTSEYNLALGERRAKATRDYLEVAGIDARRIKIVSFGKERPFAMGHDEAAWQLNRRAHFVVSER; encoded by the coding sequence ATGAGAAAAGTATGGAGGCACAAGACTATCTCGAGCATAGGATTGCTGTTGACTGTCGCATTTCTGCTCTCAAGCTGCGCGAAGCTTGCAGAGTTTTTCGGTGAGGAGGAGGTAAAACCTGCCGCGCCGATTCAGGAGCCACCGGCAGCAGGAGCGCCCTCGGCCCAACAACCAATGGCAGGCAAGGAGTCACCACTGAAGGACATTTTCTTTGATTTTGATAAATCGGCCATTCGCAAGGATGCGCAGCCACGTCTCAACGAGGATCTTCAGTGGCTCAATGCTAATCCAACGGAGCGGATCACGATCGAGGGCCACTGCGACGAACGCGGGACGTCGGAGTATAATCTGGCTTTGGGCGAACGACGAGCTAAGGCCACCAGGGACTACCTGGAGGTGGCGGGCATCGATGCCAGGCGCATCAAGATCGTGAGCTTCGGGAAGGAGCGTCCGTTTGCCATGGGTCATGATGAAGCAGCCTGGCAGTTGAACCGAAGAGCCCACTTCGTGGTGAGCGAGCGGTAG
- a CDS encoding metallophosphoesterase, producing MNGIFRVAHLSDLHLSSLIDVKIRDLLNKRALGYLSWRLRRRREHAPEVLAALLHDLKGLTLDHVVITGDLTHIGLPDEFRQARQWLETLGSSNDVTVIPGNHDAYVRTPWADTFALWTPYMASDQRLQIGKQQTPGRSFFPSVRVRGHTALIGVTSAHPSAPFFATGSLGAAQINRLGDILDLTRRQGLFRILLIHHLPMAAMVAWRKRLTDGATLRALLARHGVEMVLYGHTHRSAVLYLPEVRGNIPMMGVPSASARGRKPEQRAGYHVYEVCRSSHGWEVRTTARGYSPGNHCFLAEDQHVIRVADSAAGSLCTTVHPHGYPTQHGQRA from the coding sequence ATGAACGGAATCTTCAGAGTCGCCCACCTCTCTGATCTTCATCTCTCTTCGCTGATTGACGTCAAGATCCGCGATCTTCTGAACAAGCGCGCGCTCGGTTATCTGTCCTGGCGGCTCCGGCGTCGTCGCGAGCACGCTCCTGAGGTCTTAGCTGCCCTGCTTCACGATCTGAAAGGGCTGACGCTGGACCATGTCGTGATTACGGGTGATCTGACCCATATTGGCCTCCCCGATGAATTTCGACAAGCCCGACAATGGCTGGAGACGCTTGGTTCATCGAATGACGTGACCGTTATCCCGGGTAACCACGATGCATACGTCCGTACTCCGTGGGCGGACACCTTCGCCCTGTGGACGCCCTATATGGCCTCCGATCAGAGATTACAGATCGGAAAACAGCAGACGCCGGGTCGTTCGTTCTTTCCAAGCGTACGTGTGCGTGGGCATACCGCTCTGATTGGAGTGACCTCCGCACACCCGTCCGCACCCTTTTTCGCCACCGGAAGCCTGGGTGCCGCACAGATAAACAGACTCGGCGACATCCTCGACCTCACCCGCCGACAGGGTCTGTTCAGAATCCTCCTCATCCACCATCTCCCTATGGCGGCCATGGTCGCGTGGCGGAAAAGACTCACCGACGGGGCCACGTTGAGGGCTCTTCTCGCTCGGCACGGTGTGGAGATGGTTTTGTACGGACATACCCATCGTTCTGCCGTGCTGTACCTTCCCGAGGTACGAGGCAATATCCCCATGATGGGAGTCCCTTCTGCCTCCGCGCGCGGTCGAAAGCCGGAACAGCGTGCGGGGTATCATGTCTACGAGGTATGTCGATCGTCTCACGGATGGGAGGTTCGAACGACGGCGCGCGGCTACTCCCCAGGGAACCACTGTTTTCTTGCAGAGGATCAGCACGTAATAAGGGTGGCAGACTCGGCGGCGGGCTCACTGTGCACGACGGTACACCCACACGGTTACCCCACCCAGCACGGCCAGCGGGCTTAG
- a CDS encoding sodium:proton antiporter yields the protein MIPVLTTLALLALQGSAAAAEEGGMPLGHQLGLVWVVPFALMLLSIAVLPLLAPRWWESNLNKGIMCAILGLPVSFYIFRLESARLVETGIEYAAFIVLLAALFIISGGIHLRGSLPGTPFTNTVVLTTGAIFANFIGTTGASMLLIRPVLRANERRRHQVHIVIFFIFIVSNVGGLLTPLGDPPLFLGFLRGVPFEWTIRLLPYWLLMITPLLILFYVWDRRWFAAERAAHHGATIEEYGVQEKLSVDGKINILLLLGVITVAFVVGRFGTQIGLQSEHARRGGQVVGMGILAGLSMLMTRWETRAANGFTLSPIVEVAVIFAGIFATMIPALAILEARAGELGLTRPWQFFWVTGFLSSFLDNAPTYLTFASMASGLMGTEAARLGQLLHATTGPMHGEALLTAISVGAVSMGANTYIGNGPNFMVKAIAEEAGIEMPSFFGYMKYTIGILLPLFLLVTFVFFRP from the coding sequence ATGATACCGGTATTGACGACACTGGCACTCTTGGCCCTGCAGGGTTCCGCCGCGGCCGCAGAGGAGGGTGGGATGCCATTGGGCCATCAGCTCGGGCTGGTCTGGGTAGTCCCATTCGCCCTGATGCTCCTGTCCATTGCGGTCCTACCGCTCCTTGCTCCACGCTGGTGGGAATCCAACCTCAACAAAGGGATCATGTGCGCTATCCTTGGGCTTCCCGTCTCATTCTACATCTTCAGGCTGGAGAGTGCACGCCTCGTCGAAACAGGGATTGAGTATGCGGCGTTTATCGTCCTGCTCGCAGCCCTGTTTATCATCTCCGGCGGAATTCACCTGCGGGGTTCGCTGCCTGGAACGCCTTTCACCAACACCGTCGTCCTGACGACAGGCGCCATCTTTGCAAATTTCATTGGAACTACGGGAGCCTCCATGCTTCTGATTCGTCCGGTCCTTCGCGCAAACGAGCGGCGTCGACATCAGGTGCATATCGTGATCTTCTTCATCTTCATCGTCTCCAACGTCGGCGGGCTGCTCACCCCCCTCGGTGACCCGCCGCTCTTTCTCGGTTTTCTTCGCGGGGTACCGTTCGAGTGGACGATTCGTCTGCTGCCGTACTGGCTCCTGATGATTACGCCGCTGCTCATCCTCTTCTACGTATGGGACCGGCGTTGGTTTGCAGCCGAACGAGCGGCACACCATGGGGCCACAATAGAGGAGTATGGGGTTCAGGAAAAGCTGAGCGTTGACGGCAAGATCAATATCCTGCTCTTACTGGGCGTGATCACAGTGGCTTTTGTGGTGGGGCGGTTCGGCACCCAGATCGGTTTGCAGTCTGAACATGCGCGTCGGGGAGGGCAGGTGGTGGGGATGGGCATCCTCGCAGGGCTTTCCATGCTAATGACGCGTTGGGAAACGCGCGCTGCCAACGGCTTTACCTTATCCCCCATTGTGGAGGTAGCAGTGATCTTTGCCGGAATCTTCGCGACGATGATTCCTGCCCTGGCCATCCTGGAGGCCCGCGCAGGCGAGCTCGGTCTCACGCGCCCATGGCAGTTTTTTTGGGTAACGGGATTCCTCTCGAGCTTCCTTGATAATGCGCCGACCTACCTGACCTTCGCGTCGATGGCCAGCGGCCTGATGGGAACGGAAGCCGCACGCCTGGGTCAACTTCTGCACGCCACAACCGGGCCCATGCATGGGGAAGCGCTCCTGACGGCGATCTCTGTCGGTGCCGTCTCTATGGGAGCGAATACCTATATCGGCAACGGCCCCAACTTCATGGTCAAGGCAATCGCAGAAGAGGCCGGGATCGAGATGCCTTCTTTCTTCGGGTACATGAAATATACTATCGGCATCCTCCTTCCCCTTTTTCTGCTGGTTACTTTCGTCTTCTTTCGCCCATAG
- the lptF gene encoding LPS export ABC transporter permease LptF, whose translation MLILDRYLTREIAKPLLVFCGGLLLLFANFTAIRYLNRVADGTMPFQSVLPLVLVRTAVALEILLPIALNLSVVVTLGRLYTDSEMSALFGSGISPIRVIRTVIAGSLVVAGIVALLSIYVRPWANGNRYRLERQAVADIDLNDMQPGHFYENSSGTVLFFQLRDQSSGRMQKVFIQSRSEERVRLVWAEEGYYPEPVKAGMGQTLVCSSAQIYEIYRDQGRVRQATSDGLVLEWEKAHAPSEEYRRKAAPTWQLARSDSPKDIAEFQWRLSTPVAAFLMGLLGFPLSRARAREGKYAKLFVSVLCYAIFYNLSIMAKAWVEQEVVKTVPGIWWVHLLLGILVAYLLWRRTTHP comes from the coding sequence ATGTTGATACTCGATCGATATCTGACCCGGGAAATCGCCAAGCCTCTGCTCGTCTTTTGTGGAGGGCTGTTACTGCTGTTTGCTAACTTTACCGCCATCCGGTACCTGAATCGGGTAGCCGACGGCACCATGCCCTTTCAAAGCGTCCTTCCGCTGGTCCTGGTCAGAACTGCGGTCGCACTGGAGATCCTGCTGCCGATCGCGCTCAACCTGTCGGTTGTCGTGACCCTTGGACGTCTCTACACCGATTCCGAAATGTCCGCTCTCTTTGGTTCCGGTATTAGTCCGATACGGGTCATACGCACCGTGATCGCGGGTTCTCTCGTCGTGGCGGGGATCGTGGCCTTGCTGTCCATCTACGTGCGACCATGGGCAAACGGAAACCGCTATCGTCTGGAGCGCCAGGCGGTTGCGGATATCGATCTGAACGATATGCAGCCGGGTCACTTCTACGAAAACTCCTCCGGCACTGTCTTATTCTTTCAACTGCGCGACCAGAGCAGTGGTCGAATGCAGAAGGTTTTTATCCAGTCTCGGTCGGAGGAGCGAGTTCGGCTCGTCTGGGCGGAGGAGGGCTATTACCCTGAACCGGTGAAGGCGGGTATGGGCCAGACCCTGGTTTGTTCTAGCGCCCAAATCTATGAGATCTATCGAGATCAGGGCAGGGTGAGACAGGCCACATCTGACGGGCTGGTTCTCGAGTGGGAGAAAGCACATGCTCCCTCGGAGGAGTACAGGCGAAAAGCCGCCCCAACCTGGCAGTTAGCCCGCTCAGATTCGCCCAAGGATATTGCAGAGTTTCAATGGCGACTGTCAACCCCGGTGGCTGCCTTTCTGATGGGATTGCTGGGATTTCCTCTCAGTCGTGCGAGGGCACGCGAGGGCAAGTATGCCAAGTTGTTCGTCTCGGTGCTGTGTTATGCCATATTCTATAACCTGAGTATCATGGCAAAGGCATGGGTTGAGCAGGAGGTTGTGAAGACCGTTCCGGGCATCTGGTGGGTCCACCTTCTCTTGGGGATCCTAGTTGCATACCTGTTGTGGAGACGAACAACGCATCCATGA
- the lptG gene encoding LPS export ABC transporter permease LptG has product MSTIDRHIWLRVIRGYALMMAVLLSVFSLMAFVSELDSVGRGTYTLRDAVFNVLLTVPSRMIELAPATAILGSIIGLGELASGHELIAMLALGTSPLRIGLSVTVTGIVLMIAVVGIQEWVAPSTDQIAYTRRIQAISNPEALSTKRGFWSRDGRQFIRVHQVLPGRVLSDVEIYEFDDHDRLRLVTWAAQADPKDSHQWVLLNVVQRTTEAKGVATKHLASLPWAGSLTPAQVELLILPAEILSRAALGRYITFLKATGQDVARLEIRLWQQLTMPLSTLMMVLVAIPFVLGPLRKATAGKRILHGSLVGAAFHLGSHSVAYLGAIMHLNAALTVLSPLAVLGGVTVWVYRRAQ; this is encoded by the coding sequence ATGAGTACGATTGATCGCCATATCTGGCTCAGGGTGATCAGGGGCTATGCCCTTATGATGGCCGTCCTGCTGTCCGTCTTCAGCCTGATGGCATTTGTCAGCGAGTTGGACTCGGTGGGGCGCGGCACCTACACGCTGCGCGACGCGGTCTTCAACGTCCTCTTAACGGTGCCGAGCCGGATGATCGAACTGGCACCGGCAACCGCCATACTGGGAAGCATCATTGGCCTTGGAGAATTGGCGAGCGGCCACGAACTGATCGCCATGCTGGCCTTGGGCACCTCACCCCTGCGTATCGGATTATCGGTGACCGTGACCGGCATCGTCCTCATGATAGCAGTGGTAGGGATTCAGGAATGGGTGGCTCCGTCTACGGATCAAATCGCCTATACGCGTCGTATCCAGGCAATCTCGAATCCGGAAGCCCTGTCCACCAAACGGGGATTCTGGTCGCGCGATGGGCGGCAATTTATCCGGGTGCATCAGGTGTTGCCCGGTCGCGTTCTCTCCGACGTCGAGATCTACGAATTCGACGACCACGATCGCTTACGCCTGGTGACGTGGGCAGCGCAAGCCGATCCAAAGGATTCGCATCAGTGGGTACTTTTGAATGTAGTGCAACGAACGACCGAAGCGAAAGGGGTCGCAACGAAACACCTTGCCAGTCTTCCCTGGGCTGGATCACTGACACCAGCGCAAGTGGAACTGCTCATCCTGCCCGCCGAGATTCTGTCGCGTGCGGCGCTCGGCCGGTACATAACATTCCTGAAAGCAACCGGTCAGGATGTGGCGCGCCTGGAGATCAGGTTATGGCAGCAACTCACGATGCCCCTGTCGACCCTGATGATGGTACTCGTCGCAATCCCCTTTGTACTCGGTCCCCTTCGGAAGGCGACTGCCGGCAAGCGGATCCTTCACGGGTCGCTGGTCGGCGCTGCCTTTCACCTGGGCAGCCATTCCGTAGCCTATCTCGGGGCCATCATGCATCTGAACGCGGCGCTGACCGTGCTAAGCCCGCTGGCCGTGCTGGGTGGGGTAACCGTGTGGGTGTACCGTCGTGCACAGTGA
- a CDS encoding ABC transporter ATP-binding protein produces MIRLQQVAKVYSLGKVEVRALDGITLTIGSGEFVALVGPSGCGKTTLLNLMAGIDRPTSGEVWLEGERLDRLSDDSLTCLRRSKVGIVYQFFNLLPTLTARENVALPLLLNGLQRSDIEGRVERGLQRVGLMHRAEHWPHELSGGEQQRVAIARAIVAEPRVLLADEPTGNLDSVAGETVLDLLARLHREQGQTIVLATHSQEAMKRAGRIVYLRDGRIEGLEER; encoded by the coding sequence ATGATCAGGCTGCAGCAGGTTGCAAAGGTCTATTCGCTGGGCAAGGTCGAGGTGCGAGCCCTAGATGGGATCACGCTGACCATTGGGTCGGGAGAGTTCGTTGCGTTGGTTGGACCGAGCGGTTGCGGCAAAACCACTCTCCTCAACCTGATGGCCGGGATCGACCGGCCGACCTCCGGCGAGGTGTGGCTTGAGGGGGAGCGTCTGGATCGCCTGTCCGACGACAGCCTAACATGCCTTCGCCGGAGTAAGGTTGGGATCGTCTACCAGTTCTTCAATCTGCTTCCGACACTGACCGCCAGGGAGAACGTCGCTCTGCCGCTACTGTTGAATGGACTGCAGCGCAGCGACATCGAAGGGCGCGTTGAGCGAGGGCTGCAGCGGGTAGGGTTGATGCACCGCGCGGAGCACTGGCCTCATGAGCTGTCCGGCGGGGAACAGCAGCGAGTGGCCATAGCCAGAGCGATCGTGGCTGAACCGCGGGTTCTCCTGGCCGACGAGCCCACAGGCAACCTGGATTCGGTGGCGGGCGAAACGGTTCTGGATCTGCTCGCGCGGCTTCATCGAGAGCAAGGTCAGACGATTGTCCTGGCCACCCATAGCCAGGAGGCGATGAAAAGGGCCGGTCGGATCGTCTACCTGCGCGATGGAAGGATAGAGGGGCTCGAGGAGCGCTAA